The following are from one region of the Abiotrophia defectiva ATCC 49176 genome:
- a CDS encoding ABC transporter ATP-binding protein, giving the protein MTAFLSLDKVTKRFKNDLVFEDVCLTAEPGQIVGLVGHNGCGKTVLFKCIVGLQKIQSGQIQIANQVIGRDVEIAQNVGILLEKPGFIPYLSGQANLEQLAAIRRTIDRAQVEAVLQSVGLYHARHKKVSTYSLGMRQRLGIAQAIMEAPDLVILDEPFNGLDKEGLQQIYQVVEDLAARGITILMASHYQADIQRLCQKVYQFENHHLYQQS; this is encoded by the coding sequence ATGACAGCATTTCTTTCCTTAGACAAGGTCACCAAGCGATTCAAAAATGACCTGGTTTTTGAAGATGTTTGCTTAACTGCGGAACCTGGTCAGATTGTTGGATTAGTGGGACATAATGGCTGTGGTAAAACGGTTCTCTTTAAGTGCATTGTAGGTCTTCAAAAGATTCAATCTGGGCAGATTCAAATTGCCAATCAAGTGATTGGTCGTGATGTAGAAATTGCCCAAAACGTCGGCATTCTCCTAGAAAAGCCGGGCTTCATCCCCTATCTCAGTGGACAAGCCAATCTTGAACAACTAGCGGCTATTCGTCGAACCATTGACCGCGCACAAGTAGAAGCAGTCCTCCAAAGTGTTGGTCTCTACCATGCACGTCATAAGAAAGTTAGCACCTATTCTCTCGGTATGAGACAGCGCCTCGGTATAGCCCAGGCCATCATGGAAGCGCCTGACCTAGTCATCCTAGATGAGCCCTTTAATGGCCTAGATAAAGAAGGTCTCCAACAAATTTACCAAGTAGTTGAAGACTTGGCCGCTCGTGGCATTACCATTCTAATGGCTTCCCATTACCAGGCGGATATTCAACGCCTTTGCCAAAAAGTCTATCAATTTGAGAACCATCATCTCTATCAACAATCATAA
- a CDS encoding ORF6C domain-containing protein yields MATNVNKNTNKANSLSPQDVQTVLAALMKLASDRPALESRPEPVILPAVAEGLASIRRQCLRDWLGGPQAPAYLNEGLRYRLFHQAQRDFKLQFEVSRFDMIRQGDKQAALDFWAKWQPATALRQAIQACNEREGQDL; encoded by the coding sequence ATGGCAACGAATGTTAACAAAAATACAAACAAAGCAAATTCTCTGTCACCACAAGATGTCCAAACGGTCCTAGCGGCCCTCATGAAATTGGCCAGCGACCGTCCCGCCCTGGAGAGCCGGCCAGAACCAGTTATTCTACCGGCCGTCGCCGAAGGCCTGGCTTCTATTCGCCGTCAGTGCCTGAGGGACTGGTTGGGCGGACCTCAAGCCCCAGCCTATCTCAATGAAGGGCTGCGTTACCGACTCTTCCACCAGGCCCAACGCGACTTCAAACTCCAGTTCGAGGTCAGTCGCTTCGACATGATCCGCCAAGGCGACAAGCAAGCTGCCCTGGATTTCTGGGCCAAATGGCAACCTGCCACTGCCCTGCGTCAGGCCATCCAAGCCTGCAATGAGAGAGAGGGGCAGGACCTATGA
- a CDS encoding LysM peptidoglycan-binding domain-containing protein — MKKTLKVVTALTVLGFAAQQATALAVDYSDASVTGWVQRTVEHVRNSVTNSQYYVVQWGDTLWTISQALDVPTESLVGLNGIANPDLIIAGSVIYYNPSANTVTLDDRQGNVETVQADTHQQVAAETVPQEVLAEASQQPVDLSPVTQVHQAPTASAAAFQEAQAAAAAQAQAQPVAEPASAQEQAASQSSESQVQAASEVNAPVSVEESSAPVAESTAPVAESPAPVEEAPATPAAPAVEESSDQAAPAAEESKTEETTSTSSSSGYQGIQSAAKEWIAQKESGGDYNAVNPSGRYIGRYQLTAEYLNGDYSIENQERVADEYVKNRYGSWEAAKVFWEANGWY, encoded by the coding sequence ATGAAGAAGACACTTAAAGTGGTGACTGCCTTAACTGTATTAGGTTTCGCAGCACAACAAGCAACTGCCTTAGCCGTAGATTATTCTGATGCGTCTGTAACCGGCTGGGTTCAACGGACGGTTGAACATGTCCGCAACTCTGTAACCAACTCACAATACTATGTGGTACAGTGGGGCGATACCTTATGGACTATTTCTCAGGCCTTAGATGTGCCAACAGAATCTTTAGTCGGTCTTAACGGCATTGCCAACCCAGACTTGATTATTGCAGGGTCTGTCATCTACTATAACCCAAGCGCTAACACCGTGACCTTAGACGACCGTCAAGGGAACGTGGAAACTGTTCAAGCGGATACCCACCAACAAGTGGCTGCTGAAACTGTTCCACAAGAAGTTTTAGCTGAAGCAAGCCAACAACCAGTTGACTTGTCACCAGTCACTCAAGTTCACCAAGCGCCAACAGCTTCTGCCGCTGCTTTCCAAGAAGCCCAAGCCGCAGCTGCAGCTCAAGCACAAGCTCAACCAGTTGCTGAGCCTGCTAGCGCCCAAGAGCAAGCAGCAAGCCAATCTTCTGAGTCTCAAGTCCAAGCTGCTAGCGAAGTTAACGCGCCAGTTTCGGTTGAAGAAAGCTCTGCTCCTGTTGCGGAATCTACGGCTCCTGTAGCTGAAAGCCCAGCGCCAGTTGAAGAAGCGCCAGCGACGCCAGCTGCCCCAGCAGTCGAGGAATCTTCTGATCAAGCTGCTCCAGCTGCTGAAGAAAGCAAGACCGAAGAAACTACCAGCACCAGCTCAAGCTCAGGCTACCAAGGGATTCAATCCGCAGCCAAAGAATGGATTGCGCAGAAGGAATCCGGTGGTGACTACAACGCGGTTAACCCATCAGGTCGTTACATCGGCCGTTACCAATTAACTGCTGAGTACTTGAACGGTGACTACTCCATCGAGAACCAAGAACGCGTGGCTGACGAATACGTTAAGAACCGTTACGGTTCTTGGGAAGCAGCCAAAGTCTTCTGGGAAGCCAACGGCTGGTACTAA
- a CDS encoding helix-turn-helix domain-containing protein gives MADYRANSDEDYDAGFLIQLIEADYGSQKERAQRYGIDRSLLNRIICGHYKPRRRVALRLALGLNLDNDAFVRIFYHQLWLREHPEAAEDSSRR, from the coding sequence ATGGCAGACTATCGCGCTAACAGCGATGAGGATTATGATGCTGGCTTCCTGATCCAATTGATTGAGGCAGATTATGGTAGCCAGAAGGAACGGGCCCAACGTTATGGGATTGACCGCTCCCTCTTAAACCGCATTATCTGCGGCCACTATAAGCCGCGGCGACGCGTGGCCTTGCGTTTGGCCCTGGGTCTCAATCTGGATAATGACGCCTTCGTTCGTATCTTCTACCACCAATTATGGTTGCGTGAGCATCCTGAAGCGGCAGAAGACAGCAGTCGACGCTGA
- a CDS encoding NERD domain-containing protein produces MRPPTWDFYFYQLLSQRFELNDSDQRRLARLRKGYEGECRLDASIQAAGLSSIYLQDVWLPSREGPATRGSQLDGVLVLPDCLLLLEAKHYSGSFRYLGKKSLLNDRPYHHNLVNQLENHVEDLRQFIESRYLPPIPIRALLIFTDDQLALEGTPGHFLTYAQWLDLLGQLTSRPPLASQSLYLRALSPWQFQNPHRPRQLAPIEEQLLRRGLLCAKCGWGTLELSRYKCSCPTCDFSENKSRCYLRALYEFALLHPDQPITRRAVLDFLGEDANPKLVSKLLAHYAQQQAHGHGANVPYAIAQPHLKLHDLLENPDQPVQIH; encoded by the coding sequence ATGCGACCGCCAACTTGGGATTTCTACTTTTATCAGCTGCTTAGTCAGCGTTTTGAACTGAATGATTCGGACCAACGAAGGCTGGCCCGTCTGCGAAAAGGTTACGAGGGGGAGTGTCGGCTGGACGCCAGTATCCAAGCGGCCGGCTTGAGCTCGATTTATCTGCAGGATGTTTGGCTGCCTAGTCGGGAGGGGCCGGCGACTCGGGGCAGCCAGTTGGATGGGGTCCTGGTCTTGCCGGATTGCTTGTTGCTGCTGGAGGCCAAGCACTACTCGGGCTCCTTCCGCTACCTAGGCAAAAAAAGTTTACTAAATGATCGACCCTACCACCACAATTTAGTCAATCAACTTGAAAATCATGTCGAGGACTTGCGTCAATTTATCGAAAGTCGCTACCTGCCACCCATTCCTATCCGTGCCCTGCTCATTTTCACAGACGACCAACTCGCCCTAGAGGGAACGCCGGGGCATTTTCTGACCTACGCCCAGTGGCTGGACCTGCTCGGACAGCTAACTAGTAGACCGCCCCTGGCCAGCCAGTCCCTCTACCTCAGGGCGCTCAGCCCCTGGCAATTCCAAAACCCGCACCGGCCGCGTCAACTGGCACCGATCGAGGAGCAGTTGCTGCGGCGGGGACTGCTTTGTGCAAAATGTGGCTGGGGGACGCTGGAACTTTCGCGTTATAAGTGCAGCTGCCCCACTTGTGATTTCAGTGAAAACAAGTCACGTTGCTACTTGCGGGCCCTCTATGAGTTTGCCCTCTTGCATCCTGACCAGCCCATCACAAGGCGGGCGGTGCTGGATTTTCTGGGAGAGGACGCCAATCCCAAGCTTGTGTCCAAGTTGCTGGCTCATTATGCTCAGCAGCAGGCCCACGGTCACGGCGCCAACGTGCCCTACGCCATCGCCCAGCCTCATCTTAAGCTGCATGACTTGCTAGAAAATCCGGACCAGCCCGTGCAGATTCATTAG
- a CDS encoding LPXTG cell wall anchor domain-containing protein has protein sequence MKAIIKKSITLLAAVSLALPLAPVPVAQAQETLSVVNLMPKADETASEKGLVKIHLVDKDGKVHKTLYYTSVNTGDVTFNQIYDLLKGTYKIERVPQNIKTDTAKKHYVTDKGEFDGHTFEANFVLEAADSLPVEEAQEPKTYAVTELPKHNPLLDAQLMTVKVQDDKQAVSETSHYLVNSETSQSPFDMAAQAFVKAHPDYKVDASQAQQVGQTNPDAKEEVQTNLGTFKVYRSNYVLTAVAAGQAGQASQASQSSQAANSQSQESKAPAASQASGNNQTSGNNQGAAASQSSAASQSSAASQASATSQAPAANQSSGASQSSSASQATKESKEPGVRYDRNGRRLPSTGEASSILSLFIIGLLIVSGIWIAYTEHRKQSR, from the coding sequence ATGAAAGCAATTATTAAAAAGAGTATTACATTATTAGCAGCCGTGAGCCTGGCTTTGCCATTGGCACCAGTGCCGGTTGCCCAAGCGCAAGAGACCTTATCCGTTGTCAACCTCATGCCTAAGGCGGACGAGACAGCTTCCGAGAAGGGGCTAGTCAAGATTCATTTAGTCGACAAGGACGGCAAGGTCCACAAGACCCTCTACTATACTAGCGTCAATACAGGAGACGTGACCTTTAACCAAATCTATGACTTGCTTAAGGGCACTTATAAGATTGAGCGCGTCCCTCAGAATATCAAGACTGATACGGCTAAGAAGCACTATGTCACAGACAAGGGCGAGTTTGACGGCCATACTTTTGAAGCCAACTTTGTCTTGGAAGCTGCCGACAGCCTGCCGGTAGAGGAAGCCCAAGAACCTAAGACTTACGCCGTGACCGAGTTGCCTAAGCACAACCCTCTTTTAGACGCCCAACTGATGACGGTTAAGGTTCAAGATGACAAGCAAGCAGTCTCCGAAACCAGCCACTACCTGGTTAACAGCGAGACCAGCCAGTCTCCCTTCGATATGGCGGCCCAAGCTTTCGTCAAAGCCCATCCCGACTACAAAGTCGACGCCAGCCAAGCTCAACAAGTTGGCCAAACCAACCCAGACGCCAAGGAAGAGGTCCAAACCAACCTGGGCACCTTCAAGGTCTACCGCTCCAACTATGTGCTGACCGCTGTGGCGGCCGGGCAAGCAGGGCAGGCTAGTCAAGCAAGCCAGTCTAGTCAGGCTGCCAATAGCCAAAGCCAAGAAAGCAAGGCACCAGCTGCGAGCCAAGCATCTGGCAACAACCAAACTTCCGGCAACAACCAAGGTGCTGCCGCAAGCCAGTCTTCAGCTGCGAGTCAGTCTTCTGCTGCGAGCCAGGCTTCAGCTACTAGCCAAGCACCAGCCGCCAACCAATCTTCCGGCGCGAGCCAAAGCTCATCAGCCAGCCAAGCGACTAAGGAGTCTAAAGAGCCAGGCGTTCGCTATGACCGTAATGGCCGCCGCCTCCCAAGCACTGGTGAAGCCTCCTCAATCCTTTCCCTCTTCATCATCGGCCTCCTAATCGTGTCCGGCATCTGGATCGCCTACACCGAACACCGCAAACAATCCCGTTAA
- a CDS encoding helix-turn-helix transcriptional regulator, with translation MKEVIAHLIKTKRQAQGMTQRALAQGICTQAVISKIEKGTVMPSVELFAKLSSRLALSQEEINQLFHVRNLAQQTIFNQEMRRILEQRDYKALEVVLNRLDPTQLAGDDVYYYQWLQAVNDYSLSQDVESYRSRLMKLLDQVAGLPALYCQVLASMGLLNMDLEAYQVARSYYESILVRLDSLEDCRFKMRVYYRLAEICLAMNDQEAAYHYYSEALEVAKAAESFYLLGLTYLGLTKLLENQVMIEEARIACQKALQVFELEGAESGANQARWVLNRLKNQN, from the coding sequence ATGAAGGAAGTTATCGCTCATCTTATTAAGACTAAACGTCAAGCTCAGGGGATGACACAACGTGCTTTGGCTCAGGGGATTTGCACCCAGGCGGTTATCAGTAAGATTGAAAAGGGCACCGTCATGCCATCGGTTGAATTATTCGCTAAACTAAGTAGTCGACTGGCTTTAAGCCAAGAGGAAATCAATCAACTATTTCATGTGCGTAATCTAGCCCAACAAACCATTTTCAACCAAGAGATGCGACGGATTTTGGAGCAGCGAGATTATAAGGCCTTAGAGGTGGTCCTAAACCGTCTCGACCCGACGCAATTAGCGGGGGATGATGTCTATTATTATCAGTGGTTGCAGGCAGTTAATGACTATTCCTTAAGTCAGGATGTTGAAAGCTACCGTTCACGCTTGATGAAGCTTTTGGATCAAGTGGCGGGTCTGCCGGCGCTCTATTGCCAAGTGCTAGCAAGCATGGGCTTATTGAATATGGATTTAGAAGCCTATCAAGTAGCGCGTTCTTACTATGAATCGATACTGGTTCGATTAGATAGCTTAGAAGATTGTCGTTTCAAAATGCGAGTCTATTATCGTTTAGCAGAGATTTGCTTAGCCATGAATGATCAGGAGGCAGCCTATCACTATTATTCTGAGGCTTTGGAAGTAGCCAAAGCGGCGGAATCCTTCTATCTCTTAGGTCTAACTTATCTTGGTCTGACAAAACTCTTAGAAAATCAAGTCATGATAGAGGAGGCAAGAATTGCTTGTCAAAAGGCACTACAAGTCTTTGAATTGGAAGGGGCAGAATCCGGCGCCAATCAGGCGCGTTGGGTCCTCAATCGACTCAAGAACCAAAATTAA
- a CDS encoding response regulator transcription factor gives MTDFKFPIYICEDNPKQRQWLADLIERYVMIEDYPMELACVTGDPDKLLNSWTNRRGNAVFFLDIDLQHELTGMDIARQIRQYDDGAKIIFVTTKEDYLPLSLRYKVQALDFIPKDDMDDMSQRVKECLDTINNWRSLNGQAKQVFTFKQGKSQISLSYDKIRFFATLPQAHTVEVVGVNARYQFYHSMKELVDELAEPFMAISRSEIVNLDKVVSYNPMLHTLTVEGGYSLGIAQRQYGRVIRALKVRNIKPQIL, from the coding sequence ATGACAGACTTCAAATTCCCAATCTATATTTGCGAGGACAACCCCAAGCAGCGCCAGTGGCTAGCGGATCTGATTGAACGCTATGTCATGATTGAAGATTATCCCATGGAGTTGGCCTGTGTGACAGGTGACCCGGACAAGCTCCTGAATAGCTGGACCAATCGGCGGGGAAATGCCGTCTTCTTCCTGGATATTGACCTGCAGCATGAGCTTACTGGTATGGATATTGCGCGGCAGATCCGCCAATATGACGATGGCGCTAAGATTATTTTCGTTACGACCAAGGAAGACTACCTGCCCCTGTCCCTGCGCTATAAGGTTCAGGCTTTGGATTTCATTCCTAAGGATGACATGGACGACATGTCCCAACGCGTCAAGGAGTGCCTAGACACTATCAACAACTGGCGCAGTCTCAATGGCCAGGCCAAGCAAGTCTTCACCTTCAAGCAAGGTAAGAGCCAGATTAGCCTCAGCTACGATAAGATTCGCTTCTTCGCCACCCTTCCCCAGGCCCATACCGTTGAGGTGGTCGGCGTCAATGCCCGCTATCAGTTCTACCATTCGATGAAAGAACTAGTCGATGAGCTGGCTGAACCCTTCATGGCCATTAGCCGCTCTGAAATTGTTAACCTGGACAAGGTGGTCAGCTACAATCCCATGCTGCACACCCTGACAGTGGAAGGCGGCTACTCCCTAGGCATCGCCCAACGCCAGTACGGCCGCGTCATCCGCGCCCTCAAGGTGCGCAATATCAAGCCACAGATACTATAG
- a CDS encoding C40 family peptidase — MNKKLFLCGAALVAILATEQAVKAEEVTEAQSAPTVELVEKVKPIESTLSQAPQAPETAKVEAAPTAKLGSVAEEKAPEDKKVPDDKKTEETKVQESSEAEAKPTTNEDKVSEPASSQEAKEDAKKEANEEAKQADKKEKEDKGYTGFKTRGEAAQYHQVKSGDSLWAIANLYKITLDELLKYNNFSSLSTMIHPGDKLVVKPGKPAASTPSNDNNPASGSNNYTPDTTHTIQSGDSLWLLSQRYGVTLDDLVKWNGFSSYRDMIHPGQQIIVKKGYGNSGKATPAPAKPQPTTPSTLDARRQKVIEVAKKYLGVPYVYGGKTPSGFDCSGFVGYVFKEALGIDITTWTVTQERKGTEVAIKDAKPGDLFFYGPRGGTEHVSIYLGGKQYIHAPYPGQVVKIADMTYYMPSFARRIIQ; from the coding sequence ATGAACAAGAAATTATTTTTATGTGGTGCAGCATTAGTAGCAATTTTAGCAACAGAACAAGCAGTTAAAGCTGAGGAAGTAACTGAAGCTCAATCTGCACCAACAGTTGAATTAGTCGAAAAAGTAAAACCTATTGAGTCAACTCTAAGTCAAGCGCCTCAAGCTCCAGAGACAGCAAAAGTTGAAGCAGCCCCAACTGCTAAGCTAGGGAGTGTGGCCGAAGAAAAAGCGCCAGAGGATAAGAAAGTACCAGACGATAAGAAGACAGAAGAAACTAAGGTCCAAGAGTCTTCCGAAGCCGAAGCGAAACCTACTACCAATGAAGACAAAGTATCAGAGCCAGCTTCAAGCCAAGAAGCCAAGGAAGATGCGAAGAAAGAGGCTAATGAAGAAGCCAAACAAGCAGACAAGAAAGAAAAAGAAGATAAAGGCTACACTGGCTTCAAGACTCGCGGAGAGGCGGCACAGTATCACCAAGTAAAATCAGGAGACTCTCTATGGGCGATTGCGAACCTCTATAAGATTACCTTGGATGAGCTGCTTAAATATAACAACTTCTCATCATTAAGTACAATGATCCATCCGGGAGATAAGCTAGTTGTGAAACCAGGCAAGCCTGCTGCTAGCACGCCATCTAATGACAATAATCCAGCAAGTGGAAGCAATAATTATACACCTGACACTACTCATACAATTCAATCAGGTGATTCTCTCTGGCTGTTATCACAACGTTACGGAGTGACGCTTGACGATTTGGTTAAGTGGAATGGCTTCAGCTCATATCGTGATATGATTCATCCAGGGCAACAAATTATCGTTAAGAAGGGCTATGGTAATTCTGGCAAGGCAACCCCAGCGCCAGCAAAACCACAACCTACTACACCATCAACTTTGGATGCTAGACGTCAGAAAGTCATTGAAGTAGCTAAGAAGTATTTAGGTGTACCATATGTTTATGGCGGTAAGACACCAAGCGGCTTTGACTGTTCAGGTTTTGTCGGCTATGTATTCAAAGAAGCCTTAGGCATTGATATTACAACATGGACAGTTACTCAAGAACGTAAAGGGACTGAAGTCGCAATCAAAGATGCAAAACCAGGTGACCTCTTCTTCTATGGTCCTCGTGGTGGCACCGAGCATGTCTCCATCTATTTAGGTGGTAAGCAATATATTCATGCTCCTTATCCAGGCCAAGTTGTTAAGATTGCGGATATGACCTACTATATGCCAAGTTTTGCTCGTCGGATTATTCAATAA
- a CDS encoding peptide ABC transporter substrate-binding protein yields the protein MKLKALKRSALVATLLASFVAGPVTSFAQPAGVDASVEQKLSIATQGELATLDSALYNDVPSSDMIGQVFEGLYRVKNGTEVEFGQAESVKVSDDGLTYTFTLRDGLKWSDGSPVTAADFEYSYQRLADPKSGASVQSVDVFKNAAAVRKGEKEISELGVKALDDKTLEVTLEYPAPYLPKLLSGSRYMPVSKAVHSAKADKYGTSADNVVTNGPFTIQDWNGTNLEWKLVKNDNYWDAANVYLKDVQVQVIKENSTGADLFDAGQLDYTTLTDQFVQEYTGADDFHTASKATIGYLSFNTQREATANADLRRAIAQAFDKQVYADSVIQDGSKVLNNQVPKDFDVNEAGEDYQTAAGPMLEYNLEAAQADWAKAKAALGKDTIELQLLTSDVGLSKRTAEFLQAQLEANLPGLKLTISSVPLKNRLEFQRQSDFDIFYGTWAPDYQDALNFIEQYKTGGGINFAKYSNAEYDKLVEQARNEYANDPAKRRQALIQAEVIGIKQDAVAAPIYQSATSYLLKARVKNFEVMPFGRTINLRPVYVTE from the coding sequence ATGAAATTAAAAGCATTGAAACGTTCCGCCCTTGTGGCGACTTTACTGGCTAGCTTTGTGGCTGGCCCTGTGACAAGCTTTGCTCAACCAGCTGGCGTTGACGCCTCTGTAGAGCAAAAGCTCAGCATCGCAACCCAAGGGGAGCTGGCTACTTTGGACAGCGCCCTCTACAATGACGTGCCAAGTTCCGACATGATCGGTCAGGTCTTCGAAGGTCTTTACCGGGTTAAGAACGGGACCGAAGTGGAGTTTGGCCAAGCTGAATCAGTCAAAGTTTCTGACGACGGCTTGACCTACACCTTTACCTTGCGCGACGGCCTCAAATGGAGCGACGGCAGCCCGGTGACGGCGGCCGACTTCGAGTACAGCTACCAACGTCTGGCCGATCCGAAGTCTGGTGCCAGCGTCCAATCGGTTGACGTCTTCAAGAACGCAGCCGCAGTCCGCAAAGGTGAGAAAGAAATCTCCGAGTTAGGGGTCAAGGCCTTAGACGACAAGACCCTTGAAGTGACCTTAGAATACCCAGCGCCATACCTGCCAAAACTCTTGTCCGGTAGCCGCTACATGCCTGTCAGCAAGGCAGTTCACAGCGCCAAGGCCGACAAGTACGGGACCAGCGCCGACAATGTTGTCACCAACGGTCCTTTCACCATTCAAGACTGGAACGGGACCAACCTGGAGTGGAAATTGGTCAAGAACGACAACTACTGGGATGCGGCCAACGTTTACCTCAAGGATGTCCAAGTTCAAGTCATCAAAGAAAACTCCACTGGTGCCGACCTCTTCGATGCTGGCCAGTTGGACTACACCACTTTGACTGACCAATTTGTCCAAGAATACACTGGGGCGGACGATTTCCACACTGCTTCTAAAGCAACCATCGGCTACCTCAGCTTCAACACCCAACGGGAAGCGACCGCTAATGCCGACTTACGTCGCGCCATCGCCCAAGCTTTCGACAAGCAAGTCTATGCCGACTCTGTCATCCAAGACGGCTCCAAGGTCCTCAACAACCAAGTGCCTAAGGACTTCGACGTCAACGAGGCAGGCGAGGACTACCAAACAGCGGCTGGCCCAATGTTAGAGTATAACTTGGAAGCGGCCCAAGCTGACTGGGCTAAGGCCAAAGCGGCCCTAGGCAAGGATACCATTGAATTGCAATTACTGACCTCTGACGTTGGCTTGTCCAAGCGGACCGCTGAGTTCTTGCAGGCTCAATTAGAAGCCAACTTGCCAGGTCTCAAGCTGACCATTTCCAGCGTGCCCCTCAAGAACCGTCTCGAGTTCCAACGTCAATCTGACTTTGACATCTTCTACGGGACTTGGGCGCCAGACTATCAAGATGCTCTTAACTTTATCGAGCAGTACAAGACTGGCGGCGGCATTAACTTCGCTAAATACTCGAATGCTGAATACGACAAACTAGTGGAGCAAGCCCGCAACGAATACGCCAACGACCCAGCTAAGCGTCGCCAAGCCTTAATCCAAGCCGAAGTCATCGGCATTAAGCAAGACGCAGTCGCTGCGCCAATCTATCAATCTGCCACTTCTTACTTACTCAAAGCCCGCGTGAAAAACTTCGAAGTCATGCCATTCGGCCGTACCATTAACCTACGTCCGGTCTACGTGACAGAGTAA
- a CDS encoding sensor histidine kinase gives MSFFYSMAVILISYSFSIFGFPTYVSQLVIFVVLLTGALIEPSDDKTNAMVKATIFATLPYINLKLDGFIQDFFLSNIQIESIETELIVSLIISLILIILLTRLEMSFYKYCQNQFNRLSFWIIPIQLSLYFFFIYSDLALTITEMYDASPAQTLLHFSPFVVLPILSILSIVFFNHAMNQSQEVAREKEQFKVSQAFSSMMADQYQEMRKFRHDYKNILLTLEGYIRDQEWQGLANYFHQHIQPTQVMTDQLGLELSRLSKIQSPDVRNLLFTKLAFAGTNGIDLSIEVPDDLHLNVERNPIYLVRIIGILLDNAIEALSNQEGGKLTLAVFEDLGDVHLIIENDCQEDPGDLNKLLEAGYSTKGSGRGLGLSNALELARESQFQLTTQFANERFTQHLLIRKELLVP, from the coding sequence ATGTCCTTTTTTTATAGCATGGCAGTGATTTTGATTTCTTATTCATTTTCTATCTTTGGTTTTCCTACCTATGTTTCGCAGCTAGTTATATTTGTTGTTTTGCTGACTGGCGCCCTAATCGAGCCTAGTGATGATAAGACCAATGCCATGGTAAAAGCGACCATTTTTGCTACGCTCCCCTATATCAACCTCAAACTCGATGGTTTTATTCAGGACTTCTTTCTCTCAAATATCCAGATAGAATCTATCGAAACTGAGCTTATCGTTTCTCTCATCATCTCGCTCATTCTTATTATCTTGTTGACTCGCCTTGAAATGTCCTTTTATAAGTATTGTCAGAACCAGTTCAATCGGCTCAGTTTCTGGATTATCCCGATTCAGCTTTCTCTTTACTTCTTCTTTATTTATAGCGATTTGGCCCTAACCATTACCGAAATGTATGACGCAAGTCCAGCTCAGACGCTTCTTCATTTCAGCCCCTTCGTGGTCTTGCCTATCTTATCTATTTTATCCATTGTTTTCTTCAACCATGCTATGAACCAATCCCAAGAAGTCGCCCGTGAGAAGGAGCAGTTTAAGGTGAGTCAGGCCTTCTCTAGCATGATGGCGGATCAGTACCAGGAGATGCGCAAGTTTCGTCATGACTATAAGAATATTCTGCTAACTCTGGAAGGCTACATTCGCGACCAGGAATGGCAGGGGCTGGCGAATTATTTCCATCAGCATATCCAACCCACCCAAGTCATGACCGACCAGCTAGGCCTAGAACTCAGTCGTCTGTCCAAGATTCAAAGTCCGGATGTCCGCAATCTGCTCTTCACCAAGTTGGCCTTTGCCGGGACTAATGGCATAGACCTCAGCATTGAAGTGCCAGATGACCTCCACCTCAATGTTGAGCGCAATCCCATCTACTTGGTGCGTATTATCGGGATTCTCTTGGACAATGCCATTGAAGCCCTAAGCAATCAGGAGGGTGGCAAGCTGACCTTGGCGGTCTTCGAAGACCTTGGCGATGTTCACCTGATTATTGAAAATGACTGCCAAGAAGACCCAGGTGACCTCAACAAGCTCCTGGAAGCCGGCTACTCCACTAAGGGCAGTGGCCGAGGGTTGGGCCTGAGCAACGCCTTAGAATTAGCGCGAGAAAGTCAGTTCCAACTGACCACTCAATTTGCTAACGAACGCTTCACCCAACATTTACTCATTCGGAAGGAGTTGCTAGTCCCATGA